In the Microtus pennsylvanicus isolate mMicPen1 chromosome 6, mMicPen1.hap1, whole genome shotgun sequence genome, one interval contains:
- the LOC142853051 gene encoding large ribosomal subunit protein uL23-like, which yields MSPILQGPKTLGLQRQPKSLPKSIHRRNKLDHCLIIKFSLTTESTMKKIKENNTLVFIVDAEVNKHQIKQAVKKFCDTGVAKVNTLLRPEGRKEASICSDGPSL from the coding sequence ATGTCACCCATCCTCCAGGGACCCAAGACTCTTGGGCTCCAGAGACAGCCCAAATCCCTACCGAAGAGCATACACAGGAGAAACAAGCTTGACCACTGTCTCATCATCAAATTCTCCCTGACCACCGAGTCAACCatgaagaagataaaagaaaacaacacacttGTGTTCATTGTGGATGCCGAGGTCAACAAGCACCAGATcaaacaggctgtgaagaaaTTCTGTGACACTGGTGTGGCCAAAGTCAACACCCTGTTAAGgcctgaaggaaggaaagaagccagCATATGTTCAGATGGCCCCTCATTATGA